ATTCCCGGTACGATGCGAGAGATCGTGATACCCACGCTGCAACGCTGCTCTGGAAAGAAGGCCGGGGTTGATTTTGGGGTATGCATGAACCCCGAGTTTCTACGCGAAGGCACCTCGGTGGATGATTTCTACAATCCTCCGAAGACCGTGATCGGCGAACTGGACAGCAAATCCGGGGAGAAATTGGCGCAACTGTACAAAGACTTTCCGGGCGCCCACGTTCGAACGGAATTGGGTGTCGCGGAGATGGTGAAATACGCCGACAATGCTTTCCATGCGTTGAAGATTACTTTCGCAAATGAGATGGGGAACATTGCGCAGGCGGTTGGCGTCGACAGCCACCGGCTGATGGAGATCTTTTGTCTGGACACAAAGCTGAACCTCTCGCCTTACTACCTGAAGCCAGGGTTCGCGTTCGGAGGCTCTTGTCTGCCGAAGGATTTACGGTCCCTTACCTATCTAGCGAAGACGCAAGATGTCGTCGTGCCGGTCTTGAATTCCATTCTTGAGAGCAACGATTATCAAGTCAAGAAGGTCGTCAAGAAACTGCTTTCTTTTAAGGGGCGGTCGTTAGGCTTCCTGGGGCTGACCTTCAAGGAAGGCACGGACGACTTACGGGAGAGCCCAATCGTGGAGCTGGTCGAGACTATGATCGGCAAAGGCTACGCGGTAAGGATTTTTGATCCGAATGTCTCTCTCGCACGACTGATTGGAGCGAACAAAATATATATTGAGAAGGAGATACCCCACATCTCACAGCTGCTGTGTTCCTCGGCGGAAGAGCTCGTCGCCCACAGCGACGTTTTGGTGCTGGCCGGCAAGGAAAAGGCTTATGTCAAAACGCTGCAGGACGTAAACGGGAACAAGCCCATTGTTGACCTGGTGAGGTTCTTTACTCCCGAGCGCCATCCCTCGTCGGAATATTACGGAATTTGCTGGTAATCGCGGTCGGTCGCGCGACCTCGTCTACAGCCCGAAGACCTCCTAGACTATGACCAAAGAAATGGCGCACATTTCGGTCTGCATTTGCACCTTCAGGCGGCCGGATCTGCTCCAGCGCCTGTTGCGCGGACTGGACGAACAGGAGACGGGCGGATTCTTCACCTATTCCATCGTGGTTGTGGACAACGACGAATTGCAGTCTGCCGAGGCCGTGGTTTCCAATTTTGCAGCCACGTCGAGGACCGCGGTCAGATATTGCGTGGAGTCGCAGCAGAACATTGCGCTCGCCCGAAATAAAGCGGTGGCAAACGCGGCCGGCGATTTCGTCGCCTTCATCGATGATGACGAATTTCCCACCAAGAGTTGGTTACTGACATTATTCACGGCCTGTGGGAAATACGAGGTGGATGGAGTGCTCGGACCGGTGAAGCCGCACTTTGACGAAAAACCGCCGCAGTGGGTAGTCAGGGGACAATTTTACGACCGGCCGAGCTATCCCACGGGAATGATCATCGACGGCAAAAAAGGACGGACCGGGAATGTGCTGCTGAAGAGGGAACTGTTCGCCGCCGCTGGCGCACAGCCCTTCCGGCCGCAGTTTCGCACCGGCGAGGACCAGGACTTTTTCACCCGCATGATCGAGCTTGGACATCGATTCATCTGGTGCCACGAAGCAATGGCCTACGAAGTTGTACCCCCCCTACGCTGGAAACGTAGTTTCATGTTGCGGCGGGCCCTGCTGAATGGTGGAGCAGCTGTGCTGCGCAAAAGCTTCGGACCTGTGGAGATTGCGAAGTCGCTCATTGCTGTCCCCACGTACATGGTGGTCCTGCCCTTTGCCCTGCTGTTGGGACATCACCGCTTTATGAGCATCTTGATCAAACTCTGTGACCACCTCGGGAAGCTCCTTGCTCTTCCGAAGTTGAACCCGATGCGGGAGCCTTACATTACCAACTGAGACCGCTATGAACCATACAGAACCACAGTCCTTGATTATCGAGCACGACGATCCGATCCTGATCACCGGCGCTGCCGGGTTCATTGGATTGCCGGTCGTCGAAAATCTGCTGGAGCGTGGGTTTTCTAACCTGCGCTGTTTTACCAGGTCCAAGGGAGCGGCCCGGCTGGCGACGCTTGCTGCGCGCTATCCCCGATCGCGAGTTGAAATCATCCAGGGGAATCTGCTGTCGCGCGATGATTGTAGAACCGCAGCGAAAGGCGCGGCCGTCATCTTCCATCTGGCCGCCGGGCGAGGGGAGAAGCTCGTGCCCGATGCC
This window of the Terriglobia bacterium genome carries:
- a CDS encoding nucleotide sugar dehydrogenase, with amino-acid sequence MRISVFGMGYVGCVSAACLAELGHQIVAVETNPTKVEMINAGRSPIIEAKLDELMAAAVSSGRLRASSDWSAAVKESELAIVCVGTPSQDNGNIDLSAVVRVCEQIGGALTSKNEYFSVVIRSTVIPGTMREIVIPTLQRCSGKKAGVDFGVCMNPEFLREGTSVDDFYNPPKTVIGELDSKSGEKLAQLYKDFPGAHVRTELGVAEMVKYADNAFHALKITFANEMGNIAQAVGVDSHRLMEIFCLDTKLNLSPYYLKPGFAFGGSCLPKDLRSLTYLAKTQDVVVPVLNSILESNDYQVKKVVKKLLSFKGRSLGFLGLTFKEGTDDLRESPIVELVETMIGKGYAVRIFDPNVSLARLIGANKIYIEKEIPHISQLLCSSAEELVAHSDVLVLAGKEKAYVKTLQDVNGNKPIVDLVRFFTPERHPSSEYYGICW
- a CDS encoding glycosyltransferase, coding for MTKEMAHISVCICTFRRPDLLQRLLRGLDEQETGGFFTYSIVVVDNDELQSAEAVVSNFAATSRTAVRYCVESQQNIALARNKAVANAAGDFVAFIDDDEFPTKSWLLTLFTACGKYEVDGVLGPVKPHFDEKPPQWVVRGQFYDRPSYPTGMIIDGKKGRTGNVLLKRELFAAAGAQPFRPQFRTGEDQDFFTRMIELGHRFIWCHEAMAYEVVPPLRWKRSFMLRRALLNGGAAVLRKSFGPVEIAKSLIAVPTYMVVLPFALLLGHHRFMSILIKLCDHLGKLLALPKLNPMREPYITN